Part of the Caulifigura coniformis genome, ATGCCTTCCGGCATCAGGCGGGCAACCGCCGACAGCAGCGCCGATCTCGCGATCGGCTTCGTCAGGTAGTCGCTGCATCCCGCGTCGAGACACTTCTGGCGGTCTCCTGACATCGCGTGGGCTGTCAGCGCGATGACCGGCAGGTGGAACCCCATGCTCCGGAGTTGCCGGGTCGCCGTATAGCCATCCATTTCCGGCATCTGCATATCCATCACCACGAGATGGAACTCTTCGTGGATGATCGCCTCGATGGCGGCGCGGCCGTTTTCGGCGACGACCACTTCCGCTCCCGCCTTCCGCAGGATCTGCGACAAGAGCTTCTGGTTATCGAGGCCGTCTTCCGCGAGGAGGATCCGCCCCCTCAGGCGGATCAGGTAATCGGCCCGATCCGTCGTCGAGAGGCTCGATTCATTCAGCTGCTGCACCATCTCGAGTTCCGTCACCGGGCCGCCGTTCACCGAGAACCGGAACACGCTGCCCACAGTCGGGAGCGACTCGACCGTCAGCTCTCCACCGAGGAGTTCCACGAGACGCTTGCTGATCGCCAGGCCGAGCCCGGTGCCCCCGTAGCGGCGGGTCATCGATTCATCGGCCTGCGTGAAGGGCTGGAACAGGCGGTCGAGCTGCTGAGGAGTCAGGCCGACGCCAGTGTCTGTCACCGCGCAGTTCACGAAGCAGTTGCCGTCGCGAGTCTCGCTCGAAACATGGACCCGGACGTGTCCGTGGTCGGTGAACTTGACCGCATTGGAAACCAGGTTGACGAGCAGCTGCTTGACCCGCAGCGGATCGGTCAGCACGGTCTTCGGAACCTGCTCGCCGAACGTCAGCTGCAGGTCGATCTTCTTGGCGATCGCCACCGGCCGCATCAGCGAGGCGACGTCGGCCGCGATCTGCGAGACGTCGACGGGAATCTGCTCGATCGTCATCCGGCCCGCTTCGATGCGGCTGATGTCGAGGATGTCGTTGATGAGGTCGAGCAGATGCCGCGCGCTGCGGCGGATCGTCTGCAGGGCTTCCCGGCGCTCCTCGGGAGACTGGTCCCATTCGAGGAGCGTGTCGGCGAACCCCATGATCGACGTCATCGGAGTCCGGATCTCGTGCGACATGTTCGCCAGGAATGCCGACTTGGCGCGGTTGGCCCCTTCCGCAGAGGCCGTCGCCGCGGCGAGTTCGGACGTGCGGAGATCGATCAGGTCTTCCAGGTGCTCCTGGTGCAGCTCGCGGCGGGCGGTCTGAATCGCCATCTCGCGCTGGTCGGCGACGCCGCGGCGGATCGAGATCACCAGGAAGATGTCTTCAAACAGGACCCAGGCGGCATGCTCCAGCCACCGGAAATGCCCGGGCGAAGCGGCGCCGAAGATCGTTTCGGGCCAGAACAGCCCCCGGATCAGGTGATCTGAAGCGGTGACGATCGTCGGCGCGATCAGCAGCTTCCAGTCGCGATAGGCCGCAATGAAAGCGAGCGAACCGAAGATATGGAAATGCGTTTCGATCCGACCGCCGGTGATGTGAATCAGCAGCGACGAAAACAGAACCTGAGCCACGGCGATCGTCTGTCGAGTGATCGCATCGCCCGGAAACTTCCATGCGAAGAAAATCGGCAGGCTGCAGAGCGCCCCGCCGAGGAACACGGCGAGCCACAGATGCGGATGGACGCTGCTCAGCGTCCCCTGCCAGGTCGCCGGCGTGATGACGGCGGCGGCGATGATCGCTGCGAGCCACTGCAGAAGCAGCA contains:
- a CDS encoding response regulator, with translation MSETPIWLNDDAVRRRAQEIDNASRRKVYQRTDRMFVALLLLQWLAAIIAAAVITPATWQGTLSSVHPHLWLAVFLGGALCSLPIFFAWKFPGDAITRQTIAVAQVLFSSLLIHITGGRIETHFHIFGSLAFIAAYRDWKLLIAPTIVTASDHLIRGLFWPETIFGAASPGHFRWLEHAAWVLFEDIFLVISIRRGVADQREMAIQTARRELHQEHLEDLIDLRTSELAAATASAEGANRAKSAFLANMSHEIRTPMTSIMGFADTLLEWDQSPEERREALQTIRRSARHLLDLINDILDISRIEAGRMTIEQIPVDVSQIAADVASLMRPVAIAKKIDLQLTFGEQVPKTVLTDPLRVKQLLVNLVSNAVKFTDHGHVRVHVSSETRDGNCFVNCAVTDTGVGLTPQQLDRLFQPFTQADESMTRRYGGTGLGLAISKRLVELLGGELTVESLPTVGSVFRFSVNGGPVTELEMVQQLNESSLSTTDRADYLIRLRGRILLAEDGLDNQKLLSQILRKAGAEVVVAENGRAAIEAIIHEEFHLVVMDMQMPEMDGYTATRQLRSMGFHLPVIALTAHAMSGDRQKCLDAGCSDYLTKPIARSALLSAVARLMPEGIESVPSAAAQDSIAKIRSEFADDPDMAELVAQFVEVLPSRMASLTEQLRRDDLPALQRSLHQLKGAGGGYGFQEITTCAAGAELAIKNQDPLPSIHSEIQSLLTLVRSVEGYETARELCHES